In Luteitalea sp., the following are encoded in one genomic region:
- a CDS encoding tyrosine-type recombinase/integrase — protein MSPSVGALVQAFLADELPVQRGLRPASVKAYRDGLRLFLVFVSRDVSCRLTQISREAFTLDRVLRFLHDLETTRHNHRRTRNHRLTILRAFFEFLARRCPEYLAVAQQVAAIAVKRAPPPETFFLERDEVETLLRRLPAHGRHALRDRALFLLLYNTGARVQEIADLRIEHLDLGPQPRVRLHGKGDKWRVCPLWSQTVDAITRLLREACSTPQPTRALFTSHGTRALTRFGLYKIVRRHTDPLRVQRAAPIGRHVGPHVFRHTAAVHLLEAGVDVNVIRGWLGHVSLETTNRYAEINTRMKEAALRLCEPPTADSDSSRRTPVWRDDQALLAWLASL, from the coding sequence GTGAGCCCCTCCGTGGGCGCGCTGGTCCAGGCCTTCCTGGCAGACGAGCTCCCGGTCCAGCGAGGGCTGCGGCCGGCGTCCGTCAAAGCGTACCGAGACGGGCTTCGCCTCTTTCTCGTGTTCGTCTCGCGCGACGTGTCGTGTCGGCTCACGCAGATCTCCCGCGAGGCCTTCACACTCGATCGCGTCCTTCGGTTCCTCCACGATCTCGAGACGACGCGACACAATCATCGGCGGACGCGGAATCACCGCCTGACGATCCTGCGCGCCTTCTTCGAGTTTCTCGCGCGTCGATGTCCTGAGTATTTGGCGGTGGCGCAGCAAGTGGCCGCGATCGCCGTCAAGCGTGCGCCGCCCCCGGAGACCTTCTTCTTGGAGCGCGACGAAGTCGAGACGCTCTTGCGACGGTTACCCGCACACGGACGACACGCCCTGCGTGATCGCGCCCTTTTTCTCCTGCTCTACAACACGGGCGCCCGCGTGCAGGAGATTGCCGACCTGCGCATCGAGCATCTCGACCTGGGGCCGCAGCCCCGCGTGCGCCTGCATGGGAAGGGCGACAAATGGCGCGTCTGCCCGCTCTGGTCGCAGACCGTCGATGCGATCACGCGGCTGCTGCGAGAGGCATGCTCGACGCCTCAGCCCACTCGGGCGCTCTTCACGTCCCATGGTACGCGTGCCCTCACGCGCTTCGGCCTCTACAAGATCGTCCGGCGCCATACCGACCCATTGCGGGTCCAGCGCGCCGCACCGATCGGTCGCCACGTCGGCCCGCATGTCTTTCGCCACACGGCCGCCGTACATCTGCTCGAAGCGGGCGTCGACGTCAACGTGATCCGTGGCTGGCTCGGTCACGTCAGTTTGGAGACGACCAATCGCTACGCGGAAATCAACACACGCATGAAGGAGGCGGCCCTGCGCTTGTGCGAGCCGCCCACGGCCGACTCGGATTCATCCCGCCGAACGCCCGTCTGGCGTGATGACCAGGCGCTCCTGGCGTGGCTGGCTTCTCTGTGA
- a CDS encoding tyrosine-type recombinase/integrase, whose amino-acid sequence MKSSWTGFHGPLAPGIDAFLAHKRALGCLFRVEELSLRLFDQFLIAQPITTLSAITPDVVDAFLVSRPRHAPRSYNHLRGTLVRLFDWLAAHDQFGPSPVRARPRRSTQSRLPFLFDDATARRLLDTASRLPDKGGTVCRGKTYRVIFTLLYGLGLRVGEVARLCVGDVDLTRDLLVIRQTKFYKSRLVPFGPGIHMVLSDHLARRARPSETISPSTPVFSLRGGRGVSAGTISQTFHHLVPALGLSIPDGAVGPRVHDLRHAFAVGTLLRWYRSGLDPSTRLLQLSTFLGHVSPVTTAVYLTITPELLGEASARFEHWAHAAVTETTS is encoded by the coding sequence AAACGCGCGCTCGGTTGTCTCTTCCGTGTGGAGGAGTTGTCGCTGCGGCTGTTCGATCAGTTTCTAATCGCGCAGCCGATCACGACGCTCAGCGCGATCACGCCCGACGTCGTGGACGCCTTCCTCGTCTCGCGCCCCCGCCACGCGCCGCGCAGTTATAACCACTTGCGCGGGACACTCGTCCGGCTGTTCGACTGGCTCGCGGCGCACGACCAGTTCGGGCCTTCGCCCGTGCGGGCACGACCCCGACGATCGACCCAGTCGCGGCTGCCGTTTCTCTTCGACGACGCCACCGCTCGCCGACTGCTCGACACCGCCAGCCGATTGCCCGACAAGGGCGGCACCGTGTGCCGAGGCAAGACCTATCGGGTCATCTTCACATTGCTCTATGGGCTGGGACTGCGGGTGGGAGAGGTGGCGCGGCTGTGCGTCGGGGATGTCGATCTGACCCGCGATCTGCTGGTCATCCGACAGACCAAGTTCTACAAGAGCCGTCTCGTCCCCTTTGGTCCTGGCATCCACATGGTGTTGAGCGATCACCTCGCCCGTCGGGCGCGGCCGTCCGAGACGATCTCGCCGTCGACACCGGTGTTCTCGCTCCGCGGCGGCCGGGGCGTCAGTGCTGGGACCATCAGTCAAACCTTTCACCATCTCGTGCCGGCGCTCGGGCTCTCGATTCCAGACGGGGCCGTGGGCCCGCGCGTGCATGACCTCCGGCACGCGTTTGCGGTGGGTACGTTGCTGCGCTGGTACCGGAGCGGGCTCGACCCCAGCACGCGCCTGCTCCAGCTGTCGACGTTCCTCGGCCACGTCAGTCCCGTCACCACGGCGGTGTATTTGACCATCACGCCCGAGCTGCTCGGCGAAGCCAGCGCGCGATTCGAGCACTGGGCTCACGCGGCCGTTACGGAGACGACGTCGTGA